GAAAAGCTTTGGGTTAATATAGTAGAAGCTGATAAGTTTTGGATAGCCGTTTCCCTTATATTAGGATTACTAAGCCATGCATCTAGGGCTTACAGATGGAAGTTTCTTCTAGAACCTTTAGGATATAAACCTAAGTTTTATAATAGTTTTATGGCAGTTATGGTAGCATATTTGGCCAACCTTGGCATACCGCGTTCTGGAGAGGTCTTAAGAGGTGCAACTATTTCCACCTATGAGAAAGTTCCTTTTGAAAAAGCATTTGGGACTATTGTATCAGAACGTATTGCAGACCTTATTATGTTACTTTTAGTAGTTGCTACTGCTATACTGTTACAGACAGACACTTTGTTGAACTATTTTAATGACCAAGATATTAATCCTTTAATGGCTGTTGGAATTATTGTTGTATTAGTGGTTGGCGTGCTAGTAGGTGTTCGAATATTAAAGAGCTCTACCCACAAATTCTTTGTGAAACTAAGAACATTTGCAGAAGGACTTTTAGACGGCATGAAAAGCATATTGCATATGAAGAATAAGTGGGCGTTTATCTTTCATACAGTATTTATCTGGCTCTCTTATGTGCTTATGTTTGGTGTTATTAAATATTGTATTCCCGGAACAGAGAACTTAAGCATTGCTGGTATTCTTGCAGCTTTTGCAGTTGGGTCTTTTGCTATTTCTGCAACTAATGGCGGCATAGGAGTATATCCATTTGCTATAGGCGCAATTTTAATATATTTTAATATAGACAAACAAGATGGTGAAGCCTTTGGTTGGATT
This region of Croceibacter atlanticus HTCC2559 genomic DNA includes:
- a CDS encoding lysylphosphatidylglycerol synthase transmembrane domain-containing protein, with product MNKHLSKILKTLLPLLLGVFLIWYMVSSATPEEREKLWVNIVEADKFWIAVSLILGLLSHASRAYRWKFLLEPLGYKPKFYNSFMAVMVAYLANLGIPRSGEVLRGATISTYEKVPFEKAFGTIVSERIADLIMLLLVVATAILLQTDTLLNYFNDQDINPLMAVGIIVVLVVGVLVGVRILKSSTHKFFVKLRTFAEGLLDGMKSILHMKNKWAFIFHTVFIWLSYVLMFGVIKYCIPGTENLSIAGILAAFAVGSFAISATNGGIGVYPFAIGAILIYFNIDKQDGEAFGWILWGSQTLLNIVLGGLSFLLLPILNRKKT